From the Manihot esculenta cultivar AM560-2 chromosome 14, M.esculenta_v8, whole genome shotgun sequence genome, the window AACCTGGAGTCTTGGTGAATATATAATATTCCACGAGCAATCCCCATGATGATATTAAAGCGTCTTCTCCAATCCAAGACTGAACTTGTTTGATCTGCAAcacaattttatatatttctatCCAATTAGTGTCATGTCCGTCAatcatatttcttttaaaataatttaatggaAACAAGACAAGAACTGCATAAATTGACTTGCCAAAAAGCCATGAATCCAAGCTTTTGTTTGGCAAGTATTCATAAATTAACATTAGTTCTTCTGCGTGAATGCAACATCCTAGTAGCTTCACAAGATTcttatgttgaagctttgcgaTCAACATAACTTCATTTTTAAATTCTTCTATTCCTTGCCCTGAGTTTTTGGATAGTCGTTTCACAGCAACCTCCTGCCCGTTAGACAGCTGACCCTAAAATCATGTTTGGAAGAGTAAATTtatcgaaataattaaattaaagttgCATTCACATGCAGAATCTCACAAGTGTAAAACTAAAACAACCACATGTACATACGTGACATTGGTAAGGCACCATGAAACTATATATAGTTATGTACCTTAAAAACCAAGCCAAAACCACCTTGTCCTAGCTTATTAGCTGGAGAGAAATTATTAGTTGCAGCAAGCATTGTATTGATATCAAAAAATGCTATGTCTGGATGATTCATGCTGTCTCCAATTTCATTTGCCACAAAATTAACCTTGTGATATGAATCACCAATTGTATTGTGCAATCTTTCAGTCCATTTGTTCCTCACTgtccaaaaaagaaaagaaaaaacaagaaAGAGAAGATAGAGATAGGAGCAAATTGCTTAACCCAAATTTCTTACAgaacaaaaaaatatttgatcaTCAAAACGCAGCAATATAAACATACACGAGTGCACAAAACATCAACTACAATCAATTTTTGTTTGTTACCGTTTCTCCTCTTTTTCCTCTTGAGCCACAAATATGCAAATAAGATTATGATAAACCAAGCTGAAACAACTGAGACAACTAAAATGGCCAACATATCCTTCCTCTCAAGATAACCCTTTGATTTTTGTGCAATCTCAGCTGCACAAGAGAAACAATTTGGAATTACTTgaagaaagggaaaaaaagaaattatgggGGAAGGCATGACGATGGCACGTAAACAAGCAAAGCTTGTTGGCCTTCTCTTTCATTGCATTTTTTTCTAGTTTCATACACAATTAGTTAGCAGCAAGAAATGCATTACCTAATTCAATTGCATCAACGCGGACATAAATATCATATCCCTCATCCTTATTATCTACAACATCCGTTAATTCACCATACCAAGCCAAACAACCAGTTCCTTTCCCAGCAATATCTATGCTTGCATATGCGGAGCACGAACAGTTCCTCCTGCATTCTTGTTCACAATCAATAGGAGTCATGTTTAGGTCCAACCAAACGGCTCCTGAAGTATCAGGGATCTTAACATTTGCCACTTTGACAAATCCTTCTCCATGCCCGCATACTGAAGAAGAGTCTAGTCGCTTCCTAACACATCCACCTGATCCATCTCGCAGAATATCCCAATCTCTCGTGGACTTGGGTTCATACCCAGGTAAACAACTACATTCAAATTTTTGAATAATATGGTTAGAATCACAGTGTCCATAGGCACCACAATGCCCATAGATATCGCACTGATTAATGGGTTCTGACAAGCATTCCTTCCATTTGCCCGCACTTTCATGCCACGTTAGGTGCTTAAGAAatccagcaacgtccaacactATTCTTAGGATAACAGAAGCATCAGCAAGAAAGTAGGCCACGTATATCTCCTCTTCATTGTTGATAAAACTGAAGTTCCACGCACCTACATAACTTCTCAATGGCCATGGGTAGCTTCTCCAATAAGATTTGATACCTTTATAGAGAAAGACTTGTGGTGATCCAGCTGGATTGAGCTTAAGCAAGTAATCTCCAGTCCCAGGGTCATCTGCTGATTTCCATGATGTTAGGGACATGTAATGACCTGTCTTCTGCTTCAGCCCAACTTTCATTTCTGGTAGTAGAGTATCTGTGGGATAATCAAAGCTTTGCCACACAATTCTTTTACTTCTATCTTGAACCAAAATCAAGTTTCCTGAATCCAATAGCTGAGCTACACAAGTATCTGCAGCTTCCATTGAGAAATTTGTAGACCATACAGAAACTGTCTGGCTATGATTGCTGTAAAGAATGAGATTTCCATATTGATTAATGGTGAGAACTCCTGAAGAGCCGTTGATTGGATTGTTCCTGTTTGCTACCCAAACCACAGAATGCTCTCGGATTTTGTGATACCAGATTCCCAGATATCTATGCTTGGAACTTCCAGGGCTAAAAAATCCTAATGCAAAATTCTTTCCTCTAGAGACTAGGAGGCTGCCATCTTCAATGGTTTGGTTAATGGCTATGGTGTCTCTGGAAAAAGAAAATGTGAAATGGAGGATTAGAAGATAAAATTGCAGTAAAAAAGTTTGAACACCCATATTGATTCTCTAGTTTTCACGCTTCACTGAAGTGAACCTTATGTTGAATATGCTCCTATTTTTAACAAGAGAAGTGCTCAGCTGCCTGAGACTTTTGAGTAAACGGTGATTTTGTTGAAAATTACATTCTTCCCCGATGacttgccaaaaaaaaaaaaaaaatgaaaaacaatCATTGATTTTACAATTTGGACAAAATTTTCCAGTGGCGGCAATAGACCATGGCAGCCAATGCCTACTTGGGCATGGGAGAATGAAAAATCTGTCCTGTGCCCATTGGAGCAAATGCATCGACTTGGAGTAAAATCAGGAAATTTTGTATCTTCCATCACAGATCAGCAGCAGCATACCTACTCATACTGACATTTAATCGAATAAATGGACTGCAGTCCATGAAACATGGCATTACAAACGCACGACAGACACAGAGGAGAGCACTTTCTGTAGAAGTAATCGACAGATAATATGAATCCTTTAGGGAAAAACAAATCCTCTTCAATGGTTTCTCGTATCTCCATGACTGCCATATCTGTGTAATTCATACTATTATACTTGAGTTTCAATCGGATTGAACCTATCCTTAGTAATAgtaaaacataattttttatattacactTAAAGGAGGAaaggaataataataataatgaaagagACTTGCAGCAAAATAGAATTTGATGGCTTTGGCTGAGTTATCACACGCTACAAACCATTTAAAGTGTCCGATTTTTAATAATACCGGTACATAATAACAATTTGGTTGAGTTATCACACACTACAAACTATTTAAAGTGTTCGATTTCTAATAAAGTGTTAGATTTCTAATAATATTTACACATAATAATAATTCAGAAGATAGGGATTTTGAATACTAACTTTCTGTCTCTGCCATTAACTATGAAGACTCtcaaaaaaatttctaatagacttattttctaaaattttagaatttcagtataataatatttatttataattataatttaaaattttaataaacaagttatataaatttttaattaaaaccctacttaattaattaaattaaagtcataattcttttaaattataattttattctaatgtcaatttatatgcaatcaCATTTTACTTAATTGAACTTCtcgttttattttctcatacaaTTCTTTATGTGTGACCCATTAGATTCTAAATATATTAgcgataaatataattaactaattaattaatttgaaaatcaagaatattatttagtatttgaAATATCAAAAGTGGTT encodes:
- the LOC110626186 gene encoding G-type lectin S-receptor-like serine/threonine-protein kinase RKS1 isoform X1 — its product is MGVQTFLLQFYLLILHFTFSFSRDTIAINQTIEDGSLLVSRGKNFALGFFSPGSSKHRYLGIWYHKIREHSVVWVANRNNPINGSSGVLTINQYGNLILYSNHSQTVSVWSTNFSMEAADTCVAQLLDSGNLILVQDRSKRIVWQSFDYPTDTLLPEMKVGLKQKTGHYMSLTSWKSADDPGTGDYLLKLNPAGSPQVFLYKGIKSYWRSYPWPLRSYVGAWNFSFINNEEEIYVAYFLADASVILRIVLDVAGFLKHLTWHESAGKWKECLSEPINQCDIYGHCGAYGHCDSNHIIQKFECSCLPGYEPKSTRDWDILRDGSGGCVRKRLDSSSVCGHGEGFVKVANVKIPDTSGAVWLDLNMTPIDCEQECRRNCSCSAYASIDIAGKGTGCLAWYGELTDVVDNKDEGYDIYVRVDAIELAEIAQKSKGYLERKDMLAILVVSVVSAWFIIILFAYLWLKRKKRRNVRNKWTERLHNTIGDSYHKVNFVANEIGDSMNHPDIAFFDINTMLAATNNFSPANKLGQGGFGLVFKGQLSNGQEVAVKRLSKNSGQGIEEFKNEVMLIAKLQHKNLVKLLGCCIHAEELMLIYEYLPNKSLDSWLFDQTSSVLDWRRRFNIIMGIARGILYIHQDSRLQIIHRDLKTSNILLDAEMNPKISDFGLARIFKGDKNQEKTNRIVGTLGYMSPEYVVFGKFSTKSDVFSFGVILFEIITGKKSNGFCQGDSSLSLIGHIWQSALGVSASIPVPEPSIVAPTSTKPIPTNVGVNSLWPPSIQRLVLTRMPSLLKDLSLAILLTENALRPGVYRRLNESRLINFLATLCILTYRVLSMLIWPKSVIRS
- the LOC110626186 gene encoding G-type lectin S-receptor-like serine/threonine-protein kinase RKS1 isoform X2; translation: MPCFMDCSPFIRLNVSMSRDTIAINQTIEDGSLLVSRGKNFALGFFSPGSSKHRYLGIWYHKIREHSVVWVANRNNPINGSSGVLTINQYGNLILYSNHSQTVSVWSTNFSMEAADTCVAQLLDSGNLILVQDRSKRIVWQSFDYPTDTLLPEMKVGLKQKTGHYMSLTSWKSADDPGTGDYLLKLNPAGSPQVFLYKGIKSYWRSYPWPLRSYVGAWNFSFINNEEEIYVAYFLADASVILRIVLDVAGFLKHLTWHESAGKWKECLSEPINQCDIYGHCGAYGHCDSNHIIQKFECSCLPGYEPKSTRDWDILRDGSGGCVRKRLDSSSVCGHGEGFVKVANVKIPDTSGAVWLDLNMTPIDCEQECRRNCSCSAYASIDIAGKGTGCLAWYGELTDVVDNKDEGYDIYVRVDAIELAEIAQKSKGYLERKDMLAILVVSVVSAWFIIILFAYLWLKRKKRRNVRNKWTERLHNTIGDSYHKVNFVANEIGDSMNHPDIAFFDINTMLAATNNFSPANKLGQGGFGLVFKGQLSNGQEVAVKRLSKNSGQGIEEFKNEVMLIAKLQHKNLVKLLGCCIHAEELMLIYEYLPNKSLDSWLFDQTSSVLDWRRRFNIIMGIARGILYIHQDSRLQIIHRDLKTSNILLDAEMNPKISDFGLARIFKGDKNQEKTNRIVGTLGYMSPEYVVFGKFSTKSDVFSFGVILFEIITGKKSNGFCQGDSSLSLIGHIWQSALGVSASIPVPEPSIVAPTSTKPIPTNVGVNSLWPPSIQRLVLTRMPSLLKDLSLAILLTENALRPGVYRRLNESRLINFLATLCILTYRVLSMLIWPKSVIRS